One window of the Archangium primigenium genome contains the following:
- a CDS encoding AmpG family muropeptide MFS transporter, with protein sequence MASKNSVLQVLTSPRAWLLVALGFASGLPLLLVGGTLSAWMTNEGVNLKTIGVFTLVAFPYSLKFIWAPLLDRYALPFLGRRRGWMLVTQVALMGAIASMGFVNPRETPWAMASLALLVSFLSSSQDVVSDAWRTDTLSEAERGFGVATFVMGYRFGMIAAGALALSLSQFIGWSRTYWIMSSLMLVGVVATLLAPEPQGQRPPRTLFDATVVPYVDYFRRDGAMLALLFLVLFKLGDAIAGGMTTPFFLKLGFSNLEVGAITKGVGMVATIGGALVGGALLAKLGLRRSLFIFGALQALTNLTFLALALVGKSHAVLALAICSDNVCGGMATTAFGAFTMSLCNKNFSATQFALLSALANFGSRVLGASSGFLAEWMGWSGFFGLTVVLAIPGLVVLAFLPEGAATPVQAPPLEEPPPSAPPGPISATSR encoded by the coding sequence ATGGCCTCCAAGAACTCCGTCCTCCAAGTCCTGACCAGTCCTCGCGCGTGGCTGCTCGTCGCGCTCGGCTTCGCCTCCGGCCTGCCGCTGCTCCTGGTGGGTGGCACCCTGTCCGCGTGGATGACGAACGAGGGGGTCAATCTCAAGACGATCGGCGTCTTCACGCTGGTGGCCTTCCCCTACAGCCTCAAGTTCATCTGGGCGCCCCTGCTGGACCGCTACGCGCTGCCCTTCCTGGGCCGGCGCCGCGGGTGGATGCTCGTCACGCAGGTGGCGCTCATGGGCGCCATCGCCTCCATGGGCTTCGTCAACCCGCGCGAGACGCCCTGGGCCATGGCGAGCCTCGCGCTGCTCGTGTCCTTCCTGTCCTCCAGCCAGGACGTGGTGAGCGACGCGTGGCGCACCGACACCCTGTCCGAGGCCGAGCGCGGCTTCGGCGTGGCCACCTTCGTCATGGGCTACCGCTTCGGGATGATCGCCGCCGGGGCGCTCGCGCTCAGCCTGTCGCAGTTCATCGGCTGGTCCCGCACGTACTGGATCATGTCCTCGCTGATGCTCGTGGGCGTGGTGGCCACGCTGCTGGCCCCCGAGCCCCAGGGCCAGCGCCCCCCGCGCACCCTCTTCGACGCCACGGTGGTGCCCTACGTGGACTACTTCCGTCGGGACGGGGCGATGCTCGCGCTGCTCTTCCTCGTGCTCTTCAAGCTCGGTGACGCCATCGCCGGCGGCATGACCACGCCCTTCTTCCTCAAGCTGGGCTTCTCCAACCTGGAGGTGGGCGCCATCACCAAGGGCGTGGGCATGGTGGCCACCATCGGCGGGGCGCTCGTGGGCGGCGCGCTCCTGGCCAAGCTCGGCCTGCGCCGCAGCCTCTTCATCTTCGGCGCGCTCCAGGCCCTCACCAACCTCACCTTCCTGGCGCTCGCGCTGGTGGGCAAGAGCCACGCGGTGCTCGCGCTCGCCATCTGCTCGGACAACGTGTGCGGCGGCATGGCCACCACGGCCTTTGGCGCCTTCACCATGTCGCTGTGCAACAAGAACTTCAGCGCCACGCAGTTCGCCCTGCTCTCGGCCCTGGCCAACTTCGGCAGCCGCGTGCTGGGCGCCTCCTCGGGCTTCCTCGCCGAGTGGATGGGCTGGAGCGGCTTCTTCGGCCTCACCGTGGTGCTCGCCATCCCCGGCCTGGTGGTGCTCGCCTTCCTGCCCGAGGGCGCCGCCACGCCCGTGCAGGCCCCGCCGCTCGAGGAGCCTCCGCCCTCGGCACCGCCCGGCCCCATCTCGGCGACCTCCCGGTAG
- a CDS encoding glutathione S-transferase family protein, with translation MKLLGPSLSTAAHKVFAVVKELGLSVESVDVDVAQGEHKSPAFLAKNPNGKVPVLERDDGSCLWESNAIMCYLASLKPESGLVPQDAWAQAQMHQWLQWQATTFGPSTGEVMMETVYVRFIGRAKDEARYQAGLEKVRRDLGVLERSLAGREYLCGRLSLADFSLVSCLFARAPMGLSLEGFPLVQGWVERLEARESVRATVGQVHEASTRKAG, from the coding sequence ATGAAGCTGCTTGGTCCCTCCCTGTCCACCGCCGCCCACAAGGTCTTCGCCGTCGTGAAGGAGCTCGGCCTGTCCGTCGAGTCCGTCGATGTCGACGTGGCCCAGGGCGAGCACAAGTCCCCGGCCTTCCTGGCCAAGAACCCCAACGGCAAGGTGCCCGTGCTGGAGCGCGACGACGGCTCCTGTCTCTGGGAGTCCAACGCCATCATGTGTTACCTGGCGTCGCTCAAGCCCGAGAGCGGCCTGGTGCCCCAGGACGCCTGGGCCCAGGCGCAGATGCACCAGTGGCTGCAGTGGCAGGCCACCACCTTCGGCCCGTCCACCGGCGAGGTGATGATGGAGACGGTCTACGTCCGTTTCATCGGCCGCGCGAAGGACGAGGCCCGCTACCAGGCCGGCCTGGAGAAGGTGCGCCGGGACCTGGGCGTGCTGGAGCGCTCGCTCGCGGGCCGGGAGTACCTGTGCGGCCGGCTGTCCCTCGCGGACTTCTCGCTCGTGTCCTGCCTGTTCGCCCGCGCCCCCATGGGCCTGTCCCTGGAGGGCTTCCCGCTGGTGCAGGGGTGGGTGGAGCGGCTCGAGGCGCGCGAGAGCGTGCGCGCCACCGTTGGCCAGGTGCACGAGGCCAGCACGCGCAAGGCGGGCTAG